From the Arsenophonus sp. aPb genome, one window contains:
- a CDS encoding PAS and helix-turn-helix domain-containing protein, which translates to MERKSMKFSINKDLDIRSNSFEALISYMEHSNDFWVIKDNESRFVYANNIMIHYSGLPKGFNIEGLLDSECPAPWSEFEEIIQANDKNVMENQKTIPVLNTFVYGGREKIVQPFLLEVTPLIRDGKSIGVVGRGKKLELFSMYHLENNKLPESLSFGKPTDLFTDREFDVVFFSLQSLSIKEIARRLNISPGTVENYLQKIYKKTGVNALNQLIEYCRNNGYDKYAPNKFINPNPYIPLA; encoded by the coding sequence ATGGAGAGAAAAAGTATGAAATTCTCGATCAACAAAGATCTTGATATTCGATCAAATAGCTTTGAGGCACTTATTTCATACATGGAACATAGTAATGACTTCTGGGTTATAAAAGATAATGAATCAAGATTTGTCTACGCTAACAATATTATGATCCACTATAGCGGACTACCTAAAGGTTTTAATATAGAAGGTCTTCTGGATAGCGAATGTCCGGCTCCATGGTCGGAATTTGAAGAGATTATACAGGCAAATGATAAAAATGTGATGGAAAACCAAAAAACGATCCCAGTGCTGAATACGTTTGTTTATGGTGGTCGAGAGAAAATAGTACAACCATTTTTACTTGAAGTAACACCACTAATCAGAGATGGGAAATCAATAGGCGTCGTTGGGAGAGGTAAAAAATTAGAACTTTTCTCTATGTATCATTTAGAAAACAATAAACTTCCTGAATCTTTATCTTTTGGCAAACCAACCGATTTATTCACTGATCGCGAATTTGATGTTGTTTTTTTCTCTTTGCAGTCGTTAAGCATTAAAGAAATCGCCAGGCGTTTAAATATTTCCCCTGGCACAGTAGAGAATTACTTACAGAAGATTTATAAAAAAACGGGGGTTAATGCTTTAAATCAATTGATAGAGTACTGTAGAAATAATGGCTACGATAAATACGCACCCAATAAATTTATAAACCCTAACCCATATATACCGTTAGCTTGA
- a CDS encoding HU family DNA-binding protein: MNKTELINKVAEKTHLKKKESEEAINAFVSIVTETLKSGNDLQLIGFGRFQVKQRAAKKGRNPKTGEVIQIEAAKIPIFKAGKELKEAVK, from the coding sequence ATGAACAAGACAGAACTCATTAATAAAGTTGCAGAAAAAACTCACTTGAAAAAGAAAGAGTCAGAGGAGGCTATCAACGCATTCGTTAGCATCGTGACAGAGACGCTAAAGTCTGGTAATGATCTACAGTTAATCGGTTTTGGTCGCTTTCAGGTTAAACAAAGAGCCGCAAAAAAAGGCCGCAATCCAAAAACAGGTGAAGTTATTCAAATTGAAGCGGCAAAGATACCCATTTTTAAAGCAGGTAAAGAGCTAAAAGAAGCGGTCAAATAG
- a CDS encoding MBL fold metallo-hydrolase: MVTDYDIDFLAVGDKTSGDAIFIRTIDPINGEIINLVDGGYSGTADNIKLFMEKWYKRKKEIDNMILTHGDNDHISGLIKIIEENKIKVKNLWAIFPWEYAQDLILGNYFSNRNSINWLENELKRAYPKLKKLEELARERQITIKTPFKNSQIGLFKVLSPSKEFYLDNIASSAKTAEENSNSNSNRAGKNSLNQSFQVQRILQHHLKNGVTKNFHLRVHHLRTIIASFNSLPLNQIKYY; encoded by the coding sequence AGATTACGATATCGATTTTTTGGCTGTAGGAGATAAAACAAGCGGAGACGCTATTTTTATAAGAACAATAGATCCAATTAATGGGGAGATAATAAACCTTGTTGATGGAGGTTACTCAGGAACAGCAGATAATATAAAGTTGTTTATGGAAAAATGGTATAAAAGAAAAAAAGAAATAGATAACATGATACTTACCCATGGAGATAACGATCATATCTCTGGACTGATAAAAATAATTGAAGAAAACAAAATAAAAGTAAAAAATCTATGGGCTATTTTCCCATGGGAATATGCTCAAGATTTAATTCTAGGTAATTATTTTTCAAATCGAAACAGTATAAATTGGTTGGAAAATGAACTAAAACGAGCGTACCCAAAGTTAAAAAAACTAGAAGAATTAGCAAGAGAAAGACAAATAACAATAAAAACCCCTTTTAAAAATAGTCAAATTGGTTTATTTAAAGTACTATCTCCCAGCAAAGAATTTTATTTAGATAATATAGCATCATCAGCAAAAACAGCTGAAGAAAATAGCAATAGCAATAGCAATAGAGCTGGAAAAAACTCTTTGAATCAATCTTTTCAAGTACAAAGGATATTACAACATCATCTAAAGAATGGGGTTACGAAAAATTTTCATCTGAGAGTACATCACCTGAGAACAATAATAGCGTCATTCAATTCTCTACCATTAAATCAAATAAAATATTACTAA